The window atatcatcatcattatgatatatatatattatatgatatgtgtataattatattataaacaaaGTCAGAATgcgatatatatagtatatatatatatatatatatatatatatatacatatcatatatatatatatatatatacatatcatatatatggatgctggctatattcctaaaaactttctgtcccagtctgttgtcccagttttcaaaaagggaaacaagtcccttgcagtgatttcagcaaggccttcgacagggttgatcacaagatcctatgaAAAAACTATCAACactggtgtctctggaaagttactgaaatggatcaagtgtttcctgacagacagatctcaacatggtGTAGTTGAAggagtaaaatcaagcccagccaaagtcagtagtggcgttccgcaaggcactgtgctgagccacttcttttcatcatctacattaatgacattaatgacatcatcaagcacagcaacataaaaatctttgcagatgattccaagctccagaaggtcataaatgaggcgagtgactgGACATgacttcagtcagatctactggctgttatccaatgggcagaaaacatgctgctgaacgaggataaatttgagtttatccactttggaaaagaggatgccctgaaactcccatactcccttccttcaggtgaaactcttgtggcatccaacaacatcagagacttgggagtaattgtggacaacaacataagctgggccgctcatataaacaccaaagttgacatggcccgcagaatgtgttcctggattctcagaactttccagtcaagagatatccacaccattatccttctcttctccacttttgcctgaccccaccttgaatactgttgtccactgaggtctccccacacaaaacaatgtatcataaaagttgaagcacctcaaagggcaatcacaaaaaagatagatggcatgacaggcctcgactattggggtcgactagaaaagctaaaactttattctctccaacgtcgccgtgagcgctacatcatctgcatgataaggagaatattccatcagcattgcccaaatgatgttggcatcacctttaaggtacatccaaggcttgggccccgtgccatccgcccacaaCAAAAATCACACTCTCGTCTCAACAACAATaaggcacaattatttcacctcaattggccccggtctctttaacattacaccaaaacacattgaaacagaaacagaccctatagggttcaagagatctttggacagattccttcaagaaatcccggataaaccccctacacccagatatgtctctgtaaacaataactctctacttgagtgggccgtagtgcccaaattctgacttgaaagacttcaccaggtggtgctattaaattagacatggcctgggccaataatggccgaaacctatcaaagtatcaaagtatatatatatatatatatatatatacatatcatatatatatatatatatatatatatatatatatacacatatcatatatatatatatatatatatatatatatatatatatatacatacatatatatatatatatatatacatatcatatatatatatatatatatatatagatatatatttatacatatcatatatatatatacatatcatatattatatatacatatcatatgtatatatatacatatcatatatatatatatatatacatatcatatataatatatatatatacatatcatatatatatatgtatatacatatcatatatatatatatatatatatcatatatatatatatattggtgaccccaagtagaaaaaaaaaaagaacagaacatGCAGCGAACAGGTTTTGCCAGTTAGAGCACTGAACACTcagttttcactttcatttttcttttcctttcagaaCGGCGAAGGTGCGTACAAACAAATGTTTTATTCATCGCACTCagtacactgaaaaaaaaaaaaaagaaacatacacacattattttttttcttttctgtacctTTTGGTTTTcctttgttcacacacacacttattctttACTACACGATTTTTGATTTGCTTTGTCGGTTCCACGTGTTCTCCACTTCTCGTTCATACCTTCTGCCCCTTTCTGACAGGCGATTCTTCGGACAAACATGGCTGCATCAGGTTTGCCTTCATTCACAGGGGATGCGGGTCTGTGGCTTGCCCAGGTGGAGTCGCATTTTGCCAAACATGCCGTTCATCCACAGCAGCAGTTGCATCTGCTATACTCGAGTTTGCCTTCCCGACTCACCACATCGGTCAGGGATCTCATAATCAGTCCCCACCCTGACGCCACATACGCGTCAGTAAAAGCCGAAAACCTCCGCCTCAACAGGCAGTCGGAGGAGAGTCAATTCAATGAGCTGATGGCCGACGAACAGTTGGGGGACAGGACTCCATCCCAGTTCCTGTGCCACCTAAGGGAGCTAAGCGGAAATGCAGCAGACGCTCCACTCTTATGGAAGATATTCTTCTCCAGGTTGCCTGCCCACATGCAGACAATGTTGGCCACGGCACTGGAGTCTGTGTCAGTAGACCAGATTGCCACGATGGCCGACAAAATATTAGAATTTTCGGGACCATCTCCATCGCGAGGCCTGTATGCATGTACAGAGCCCCCTCCGACACCTTCTCCGACGAAAAATTCATTAGCTGAGAAAATCGATGCGCTTACGCAGCGAATCGATGATCTGTGCCGTGCGATTGGGCACCGACCTCGCAGTCGTAGTCGCAGTGGCTCTGTTTCCCGTAGTCGGTGTGACTCTGCTTCTCGTTCcagctggtgctggtaccattcaAAGTATGCCGAAAAGGCAGAACGGTGTACCCAGCCTGGCACTTTCCAGCCCTCGGGAAACtaaatccggaggaggtgagcacATCACCTTCTTCCTTCTCGTTTCCCAAAAATCGTGCGTTCTttgtaaaagatctggtgtcgaagaaattcttcatggtggaCACCGGCTCttgttgcagcatctggccccttcgtctgACTGCAGACAAGCCCAAGTGCTCTTCAATTGTCTTGCATGCCATTGACTCATCTCCCATAACCACCTTcggtcagatttcgctgcgcctcAACATCAACCTTCGTTGAGATTTTCaatgggttttcgtcatcgctgacatcccgcatcctattctcggcgctgatttcTTGGATAGGTTTAATCTATTGGCggatgtcaggcgtcggaggcttcttgacagcacgacgtcgctctctacgccgactgggagttccaccaatgcggtccttagcccgacattctttgttgccactTCTGGAGAcgcttttcactctcttttggcttaatttccggagctagtggacattgccttCCAACCGGAAAAGCCTACCCACTCGACACTCCATTTTATCACCACCACTGGGCCGCCTGACCAACTAAATACGGCTGGGGTCGAGTTTGAGCACATACTTCAACTTGGCCTTATACacccctccaccagcccatgggcgtctccccttcatttggcgcgaaagggcgagtctgattttcgcccggtaggagactatcgacgcctcaTTGCCGTAACAATAGCCGACAGGTATCCAATTAGAAATCTACAGGACTTTATggcaaatctccatggttgtaccattttttcgaaggtcgacCTTATACGCGCGTACCATCAAATACTggtcaacccagccgacgttccGAAAACTGCGATCACTACCCCctttgggtgttttgagtttttgtatatgagtttcggtttgcggaatgctaccAGCACtttccagcgtttcattgatgaggttgtccgcggtcttgattttgtgtttgcctatgtcgatgatatactcattgcgagcgacacacgtgaaaatcatctccagcacCTTTCTCAGCTTTTTCAGCGTCTTCGCGCTTATAGTATGCGTATAAAtcccgacaagtgtgttttcaGACGCTcttctctagattttctaggcCATCATATTGATTCGAGTGGAATCAGCCCCCTGTCGTCAAAGGTCAATGCCATTCAATAcatcgcaccccccacttccttgcaccagctcaggcattatctagggatgaTCAATTTCTAAAGACGTTTTATTCCTGGTTGTGCAGATAAGCTACTTCCTCTCACCAGGCTATTAAAGGACACTCCTAGAAAGGACggtcaagtcaccctctctgttgaggcactgacagcctttgagtccattaagaaggagctggcttctttttctttgcttgcacatccggttcctggtgcttctctctctttgactgtagacgcatcggacactgcgattggcgctgtgttacaacacacagtggatgatCACACTCGACCTCTGGCTTTCTTTTCCTGCCAACTGCAACTAGCTGAACGAtgatacagcacctttgatcgtgagctcctagcgatctatctatcggttcgtcatttccagcattAAATTAACTGCCATCtcgcaggagcagccacctttggcgtcgttagacttaacttctcccaagttctcctgttgccagttttcctaccttctgcttccgtcagccgaaggcaccattctcTGTGATACTTCCACTGGTTCTCCCAGGCCACTCGTGCCTGAGAATcatcaacgctcagtgtttgaagcactgcactccttatcacatcctggcatcgctgccaccctTAAGCTGATCACTGCTTGGTTTTTttggccgaatatgcgtcgcactattacttcttggacacgcacctgctccaagtgtcaacggtccaagattcaacggcacgttcgtgccccgcttggacaTTTTCCCCCTACagaggcccgttttcgccatgtccacatcgatctggttggaccatggcctgtgagtcgcgggttttcttttctgttaacttgtgtcgatcgtttctcccgctggccagaagccattcccatagcagacatttctgctgagactgttgcgcgagcCTTTGTTTGAAACTGGATTTCCCGTTTCGGAGTCCCGTCCAGATTGACTACTGATCGTGGACGTCAGTTTGAAGCttcgctatttcgcgaattgtcgcgCATTTTAGGTGTGCATCATATCCACACTACCAGCTAtcatccagcgtctaatggattaGTTGAAtggttccatagacagctcaaggccgctcttcgtgcctcttcaGATCCACAGTCCTGGATTGAATTTCTGCCAATTGTGCTTCTCGGTTGTCGCCCTGCTGTtaaggcagacctggggttttctTCTGCAGAGCtactgtatggtaccacactggcattgcctggtacgatgttggtgccagacacctCCCAGtcccatgatccggcgacctatgtcaccagactACGTTTATATTTCTCGAATCTTCCACCCATGGTTCCCAGGAGACAATCTCCACCATCCCATCTCCCACCGAATATGGACACTTGGTCGCATGTTTTTGTATGGGACGACTCTGTCAAGGGaccacttgtttctccctataaaggacctttcCGTGTGCTTTCTTACACACCTAAGATTTTCACCATTGAAATAAATGGTCAttcggagaccgtttccgtggaccgACTGAAGAAAGCATActttgagacgtcttcatcttttgatgacaaccttgccacacccacctatgcacctttaacaacaccTTCACCTGCACAGACACCTTTGCCTTCACCGGCTCCCACAACACCACCTTCGCCGTCAAtgggtgccccgagcacaccgtaCGTTACAAgatcgggcagaacagtgcattggcccgAGAAACTCTCAAAGACAATTTATatttaactttctttctttcaaatttcttgttttttgtatgaCATTGTGTACCAAATCTTCTGTGGGGATCGGCAAGCCATCTGTTTTTCTGCAGCACCACTACAAATTTTCTTGTCTTCGTACTTCCGCACTCGATGGGGAGccatgtagtgatgctactgtgtaaggttcagcgcgcatgcgcagaatgggactacttccgggtggccaccggaagtcttccccatgtgcatgtgcgggaaactgacccctaaGGCACaaatcactcattcactctctctggcGCTTTCAGCCCTCGTGAACAGACGTGCATTTTTGGTAGTCTCTGAGAACTCTACACCAGCTTAGCAACGGACCACATCGAATCAACTTCAATCAACCAACAGGAAGCAGTACAAAGATTCGGCTGTCGTTTCCCCTCAGAAAATACGCACACCATCACGAGTAATAAACAACAATTTGCTGTCTTTCCCagataacctgacttcgtctgttatGTCTAACTAAATTGAATGTGACGGGATCGGATCGTACACCCCTTCAGTGATACCGATTCCAGATCCTGTTACAAGTAACAGGATGTAGAGTTCTCAGAGACTACCAAAAATGCACGTCTGTTCATGAGGGCTGAAAGCgccagagagagtgaatgagtgatttGTGCCTTAGGAGTCAGTTTTCcacacatgcgcatggggaagacttccggtggccacccggaagtagtcccattctgcgcatgcgcgctgaaccttacacagtagcatcactacacatatatacatatcatatatatatatatatctggctgggtggatcctaagaacattcagaaccagagataaggaaactatgatggtcct of the Octopus sinensis linkage group LG1, ASM634580v1, whole genome shotgun sequence genome contains:
- the LOC115210759 gene encoding uncharacterized protein LOC115210759, with amino-acid sequence MAASGLPSFTGDAGLWLAQVESHFAKHAVHPQQQLHLLYSSLPSRLTTSVRDLIISPHPDATYASVKAENLRLNRQSEESQFNELMADEQLGDRTPSQFLCHLRELSGNAADAPLLWKIFFSRLPAHMQTMLATALESVSVDQIATMADKILEFSGPSPSRGLYACTEPPPTPSPTKNSLAEKIDALTQRIDDLCRAIGHRPRSRSRSGSVSRSRCDSASRSSWCWYHSKYAEKAERCTQPGTFQPSGN